The genomic window GGCCTGCAACATGCGGGTCTGCGGCTCAAAGGGCGCAAACGCCAAGATCTGTGCAATCAGTGCTTGGGTCTCTGCCGTGATTTGGCGGCCATCGCGGTAATAGAGGGCATTGGCCTTAGCGCCGAGCACTTCAGCATCCTCACCCACCAGCGCAAGCAACTTGTCTAAGGTCTGCACCGCATCGCCATACTTACCACCCGCGCTATAGGCCTGGGCGAGTGACATCAACGCCAGCGGATTTTTGGGTTCATCATCCACATGGCGCAGGGCTTTGGTGATGTCGGCAGCGACTAAGTAGTCAATATGTTCATCTACCTTGCCCTGGTCCCAATCGCTATAACGCCCCGTTTGGCTGTAGATGGCGAGCGTCATGGCAAGCAAGACTCCACTGCACAGCACTGGCAACCAATGGGAGACTAAGGGCAGACTCGCCACGGTTTGCAATTGGTTTAAGCGCACGTGTTGCCAGAAAATCCAAGCAACAAATCCGCTTAATAGGAGTGCGATGGTGAACCCTAAACTTGCCATGCCTAACCTCTTTGCTCGCCTATCCAAACTCACGACTAAAGGTGTAAAACTGAGTGCTCAGCCCCCAATTCTCAAACCAAACCTTAGTGAGCGGGCATCATGCCCATCATGCGGGCTTCTTTCTTCTCACTTGGCTTTTCGATATTTTTCAGCTCAATTTCAAACACCAAGGTGGACTGAGGTGGAATTTCACCTACAAATTCATTGCCGTAGGCTAAGTTAGCTGGGATCACAAAGCGGTATTTAGACCCCATAGGCATGAGTTTTAGGCCCTCTTCCCAACCGGGGATAACGCTCATCAGGGCGAAACGCGTAGGCTCTTCACGGCCAACGGTGTTTTCAAACTCAGTGCCATCGATAAGCTTGCCGACGTATTCAACGGTCACCACATCTTCTGGATTAGGCTTTTTGCCTTCGCCCGCAACCAGCACTTCATATTGCAGGCCAGACTCGGTCACAGTGACACCAGCTTTGTTTTTGTTTTCAGCAAGAAAGGCTTCACCCGCTTTGATGTTTTCAGCGGCTAATTTTTCAGCGTTGGCTTTTCTCACTTGATTTAACTCTTCGGCGCGTTGATTGAGGTAGGTCAGCACTTCCTCATCGGTTAATTGCTGCTGCTTTTTCAGCGCATCCACAAAACCTTGGACGACTAAGTCCACATTCACTTCTGCGCCCAGTTCCACTTGGTTATAAACCTGGCCAGAAATGTAGTTACCGACAGAGGCACCGATACTGTAAGACGCTTTATCTGCATCGGTTTTAAGACTCGGGGCGGCAAAGCTCGCCATAGACACAAACAGAGCGGCGCAGGTCGCCACTGTGATGGTTTTTGGGATAAAAGACGTTGGCATAGATATTTTCATTTTATATTCTCTTCTATTTAGCCCTAAGGCCTGGTGCGTTAGCCGAAAACGTATGGACATTGCCCATAACCGATTAAAATATTTATTTGATTACTATGGTTTTTCTGTTGTTCTTCCAGACATACGCCAGCCGAAAATACCATCGGCCATATGGCGCACACCTGTGTAACCTAGCTTCATGGTTTCCCGTGCGGCCATGTTGCTGGCGGTGCAAAGGCGATTAGCACAATAGAACACCATCACCGCATCTTTATTCTTTGGAAGTAACTCTCTCCAATTTTGAACATTGAAAAAAACCGCCCCGGGGATAAAACCTTCCGCCCAGATTTCCAGCGTGTTTACGTCGAAAAAATAAACCCCTTGCTGACCGACTAAGGTCTCAGCTTCCCGCATGGAAATGGGATTCAACTGAATTTCGTTATAGGGCGCTTCAGAGAGATCTGAACCTCCCCCTGCGATGGCAGGTAAACTAATACCCCCTAGGCTCAGTGCCAGTAAGCCGCCGATAAGGCTTTGTCGGATCGCGTTATTCATCATTTGGCCTCGTATATTCCCCGGCACGGTTGTGCCGGGGACAAGTTAGACTCGAGTCGAACTACATTTTCTGTGCGCTCAGACCTTTACCATCAATAATGGCTTGGGCTTGAGTGACATAGGTCAAGGCAGCATCGAGACGTTTCAGTGAGTAAGTTGGGCCATGGGCGCCCCATGAGCCGTCGGCCTTGATCAGGCGAACAACGTCTTGGGCTTTGTCGGTCAACATCAACACTTGCGTCTTGTCTTCAACCGACAGCTTGGTGACTTCTAACAGCTTGTCGATACGGGCAAGGGCTTGTTCTACTTTGGCAAAGGTTTCTTTCACCGGTTTTTGCCACTTTTGAACTTCGCCGTAGATTTCCATCTGGTCTTCAAAGTGCAGACCCACTTCGAGTTCAGATTGGAACTGGCTATGACAACCTTTGTTTTCAGTAACGTCGTGGTCAGAAGCCGAAGTACGGGCACAGGTCCACATCAAGTCGAGGTAGTTGTAGCCGTTTTCATCCTTCGCCACAGTCCAGCCTTTGGTGGTCGCATCGCGAGACTTACCTTCAGGTGGGTTGAGGGTCTTACGCAGAGGATCGACGTCAATCTTCCACATATGTGACTTACGCACGTTGTCGAAGCCCGCCATATCTGGATATTGGATTGCGGTGAAGTTTTCACAGCTTCCCATGTTTGGCATATGACAGCTTTGACAGGTTTGGTTGCTGTGGGTGTTAGTGTTCTGGGCTATCTCGGCTTGGGCCGTATGACATTCAGTACACTCTTTGATGATTTTTGGTTTAGTGATACCAGACTTCCAATCACCATCGGTCACTTCGTGGGGATCGTGACAGGTTGAACAACGCATACCTTTGTCATAGTGAGCAGAGGCAAACATTTGCGAACCTTCAGTACCACAGGATGGACACGAAGACTTCATCTTCACGTTGAAGGCGTATTCCAGCTTCTCTTTACCCTGTGGTGTTTCAGCTAACTCTTCAACAAAGTTGAAGCGTTGGTGACAACGTTCACAGTTAGATGGCATACCTCCGCCGATACCACCGTCTAAGTGACCGCCTGCGCCATGACACTCTTCACAGGTAATCCCTTTAGAAATCGTGTGTTTTTGCAGCTCTTTCGGGTTACCTAAGGCAGCGAAGAATTCATCTTTAGTTTGGAAGTCAAACTTAAAGCTATGGCACATTTCGCAATAGGAGCTAGCAGGTTGGAATAGGAATTCCTTCTCGTACTTAGCACCGTATGAGCTCATGCCCCATTGGTGTGAACCGCTGGTACCAAAGTCTTCCATTTTGACGGGAAAACTTGGGATAGCTTTGTTAATTTTTGCAGCCATTTCAGGGGTTAACCACTCAGCCCAACCGCGGGAGAATTGGTTACCACCGGCGACCATAGTCCCAGTGCCGTCCTTCAATAGACCGTCTTTAACATGGTAAGTACCACGCACTAAATAGGCGTCGATAAAACCATACTTGGTACGTGGTGTACCTACAGTGGCGTAGATAGCGTCTGGCGTAATACCCGATGGCAGAATCGTAGTATCTTTAGTGCCATACATGGTTTTTTTCAGGTCGTTATCGACCTCAGGATGTTCGCCAGGGAAGCGAATCGTCTTAGAGTGGCGTGAACGTCTCCATTTTTCGTATTGCGGACCATGACACTCACCGCATTTTTCAGGGCCAACAAACTTGTTAGGGAAATCGAGAATCGATTTTGCCCCTAAACGATATTGCAGTGCCTTAGGACGTTGACCATCGTTATAGGAACTGTAACGTACCGCAGTGCCATCGGTTGAGTTCACTTCTTTACTGTGTTTACTATAAGCAACACTGTCGCCGCCGTGTAAATATTCTTCACCACGGTCACTGACTTTATAAGTGCCCTTTAATCGACCTTCCGCGTCATATTTAAAAACTGGGTGATTTTCAAATAGAAAATCAAACAATTCTTGCTCTTGAACAATATAATCCTGCAGTGTTTTAACACCGCGGGATTGTTCCATTAAATTTTCATTTAAATTGGGGTTAGCCAAAATATCTTGAGTATAGTGGGATTGCTGTTTATTACCCACTCCAGGGACCACTTTACCATCCGATTTCGCATCGGAGGCGATTGTGGTAGCGCTTACGGCAGAACCTAAACAAAACAGCACGCCTAGGGCTGTTTTGGTTTTCCATCGCTTCATCATTCACTCCTAATTTATCATTAGTTTTATATTTTCCACTGAACCTAACTGTTCACTGAACGACATAAACAATTGACCAGTAGCGGCATGATGAATGAGAGAAAAAGCGAAAAACCTGCGCTAGAGCACATTAAATTTTGATTCAGAAATCAATAAAAATAAAAACAATAAAATAAAATAAAATCATAAGCTTAGACAAAATTAAAAAGAAATTTTTTAGATGCCAAATCTACTTTTTTAGATCTAAAAAAACCTAAAAACAGCTTTGATTTTTCAAAAATAACCAAAGTCATAAATGACCATTTTAATGCCGAGGCAGATCACATTCCGCCCGCAAAAACTCAGTTACCCTGCGAGCCAATCGTTGAATGGTTAAAGACTCAATATCTAATCTACCCAGGCAAGGATAAATAAGTCAGTAGCGGTTAACCGCTAAAAAATTAATCCATCATTAATCTCGGTATTAATGTAAATCGTTAACTAATGCTATGCAGG from Shewanella putrefaciens includes these protein-coding regions:
- a CDS encoding FKBP-type peptidyl-prolyl cis-trans isomerase, which gives rise to MKISMPTSFIPKTITVATCAALFVSMASFAAPSLKTDADKASYSIGASVGNYISGQVYNQVELGAEVNVDLVVQGFVDALKKQQQLTDEEVLTYLNQRAEELNQVRKANAEKLAAENIKAGEAFLAENKNKAGVTVTESGLQYEVLVAGEGKKPNPEDVVTVEYVGKLIDGTEFENTVGREEPTRFALMSVIPGWEEGLKLMPMGSKYRFVIPANLAYGNEFVGEIPPQSTLVFEIELKNIEKPSEKKEARMMGMMPAH
- the sirA gene encoding dissimilatory sulfite reductase SirA, whose protein sequence is MKRWKTKTALGVLFCLGSAVSATTIASDAKSDGKVVPGVGNKQQSHYTQDILANPNLNENLMEQSRGVKTLQDYIVQEQELFDFLFENHPVFKYDAEGRLKGTYKVSDRGEEYLHGGDSVAYSKHSKEVNSTDGTAVRYSSYNDGQRPKALQYRLGAKSILDFPNKFVGPEKCGECHGPQYEKWRRSRHSKTIRFPGEHPEVDNDLKKTMYGTKDTTILPSGITPDAIYATVGTPRTKYGFIDAYLVRGTYHVKDGLLKDGTGTMVAGGNQFSRGWAEWLTPEMAAKINKAIPSFPVKMEDFGTSGSHQWGMSSYGAKYEKEFLFQPASSYCEMCHSFKFDFQTKDEFFAALGNPKELQKHTISKGITCEECHGAGGHLDGGIGGGMPSNCERCHQRFNFVEELAETPQGKEKLEYAFNVKMKSSCPSCGTEGSQMFASAHYDKGMRCSTCHDPHEVTDGDWKSGITKPKIIKECTECHTAQAEIAQNTNTHSNQTCQSCHMPNMGSCENFTAIQYPDMAGFDNVRKSHMWKIDVDPLRKTLNPPEGKSRDATTKGWTVAKDENGYNYLDLMWTCARTSASDHDVTENKGCHSQFQSELEVGLHFEDQMEIYGEVQKWQKPVKETFAKVEQALARIDKLLEVTKLSVEDKTQVLMLTDKAQDVVRLIKADGSWGAHGPTYSLKRLDAALTYVTQAQAIIDGKGLSAQKM
- a CDS encoding rhodanese-like domain-containing protein, whose product is MMNNAIRQSLIGGLLALSLGGISLPAIAGGGSDLSEAPYNEIQLNPISMREAETLVGQQGVYFFDVNTLEIWAEGFIPGAVFFNVQNWRELLPKNKDAVMVFYCANRLCTASNMAARETMKLGYTGVRHMADGIFGWRMSGRTTEKP
- a CDS encoding tetratricopeptide repeat protein — encoded protein: MASLGFTIALLLSGFVAWIFWQHVRLNQLQTVASLPLVSHWLPVLCSGVLLAMTLAIYSQTGRYSDWDQGKVDEHIDYLVAADITKALRHVDDEPKNPLALMSLAQAYSAGGKYGDAVQTLDKLLALVGEDAEVLGAKANALYYRDGRQITAETQALIAQILAFAPFEPQTRMLQATDAYLHGRYLEAIDHWQALLSQPSVEINREAILNAIGKAQSKLNESGY